Proteins encoded by one window of Epinephelus moara isolate mb chromosome 18, YSFRI_EMoa_1.0, whole genome shotgun sequence:
- the rundc3aa gene encoding RUN domain-containing protein 3A isoform X2, producing the protein MESGCIQTAMAMGLTSKKASARSVGVERKNLITVCRFSVKTLLEKYTAEPIDDSSEEFINFAAILEHILSHRFKGNTAGSGSWFSSDGQRSFWEYIRLACSKVQNNCIASIENIENISTSRAKGRAWIRVALMEKRLSEYVSTALRDTRTTRRFYDDGAIMLREEAQVLTGMLIGLSAIDFSFCLKGETLDGKSPAVIDYTPYLKFTQSYDYLSDEEDRRSVDSSNSEESVPEHPYIPLVTDEESWSNKCRKMEQRFKIVYAQKGYLEELVRLRESQLKNVETENKRLRGKVEELTVQSQQEKKELEAVVLELQAQLSALMPCDSSHLTKDLSIPLVNQWSTITNNQGDVKLFRRRSFHSLEQLSAEVSLNSDSQRADGRQNGDAAWTTAGKDNTPSMLGLCGSLASLPSSKSLASLKSSECLVNISTEPSPALTPS; encoded by the exons ATGGAGTCGGGCTGCATTCAGACAGCAATGGCTATGGGTCTGACATCGAAAAAGGCGTCTGCTCGGAGCGTCGGTGTGGAGCGGAAAAACCTCATCACGGTTTGCAG ATTCTCTGTGAAGACTCTCCTAGAAAAGTACACAGCAGAGCCCATAGATGACTCATCCGAGGAGTTTATTAACTTTGCCGCCATTTTAGAGCACATCCTCAGCCACCGCTTCAAAGGTAACACTGCAG GTTCAGGAAGCTGGTTCAGCTCAGATGGACAGCGCAGTTTCTGGGAATATATCCGGCTGGCGTGCAGCAAGGTGCAGAACAACTGCATCGCCAGCATCGAAAACATAGAGAATATCAGCACATCACGAGCCAAG GGGCGCGCATGGATTCGGGTGGCGCTGATGGAGAAACGTCTGTCTGAATATGTGTCCACTGCACTGAGGGACACAAGAACAACCAG GAGGTTCTATGATGATGGAGCCATTATGCTGAGAGAGGAGGCCCAAGTCCTAACCGGCATGCTGATCGGACTGAGTGCCATTGACTTCAG ttttTGCCTGAAGGGGGAGACTCTGGATGGAAAATCCCCAGCTGTGATCGACTACACACCTTACCTAAAGTTCACGCAGAG CTATGACTACCTGAGTGACGAAGAGGACCGTCGCAGTGtggacagcagcaacagcgaaGAGAGTGTCCCCGAGCATCCCTACATCCCTCTGGTGACCGATGAGGAGAGCTGGAGCAACAAGTGTCGCAAGATGGAGCAGAGGTTTAAGATTGTCTATGCCCAGAAG GGTTACCTGGAGGAGCTGGTGCGCCTGCGGGAGTCACAGCTGAAGAACGTGGAAACAGAGAACAAGCGCCTGAGAGGCAAGGTGGAGGAGCTGACGGTCCAGAGTCAGCAGGAGAAGAAGGAACTGGAGGCCGTCGTGCTGGAGCTGCAGGCACAACT CTCTGCCCTCATGCCCTGTGATTCCTCCCACCTGACTAAAGATCTTTCCATCCCGCTGGTCAACCAGTGGTCCACCATCACAAACAACCAGGGTGATGTCAAGCTTTTCCGCag GAGGAGTTTCCACAGTTTGGAGCAACTTTCTGCCGAGGTCAGTCTGAACTCTGACTCCCAAAGGGCTGATGGGAGACAGAACGGAGATGCTGCCTGGACTACAGCAG gaaaagacaacactccCTCCATGCTGGGTCTGTGCGGCTCTCTGGCCTCTTTACCAAGCTCCAAGTCCCTGGCCAGCCTCAAGTCCAGCGAGTGTTTGGTCAACATCAGCACTGAACCAAGCCCTGCGCTCACTCCCAGCTAG
- the rundc3aa gene encoding RUN domain-containing protein 3A isoform X3 — protein MESGCIQTAMAMGLTSKKASARSVGVERKNLITVCRFSVKTLLEKYTAEPIDDSSEEFINFAAILEHILSHRFKGSGSWFSSDGQRSFWEYIRLACSKVQNNCIASIENIENISTSRAKGRAWIRVALMEKRLSEYVSTALRDTRTTRRFYDDGAIMLREEAQVLTGMLIGLSAIDFSFCLKGETLDGKSPAVIDYTPYLKFTQSYDYLSDEEDRRSVDSSNSEESVPEHPYIPLVTDEESWSNKCRKMEQRFKIVYAQKGYLEELVRLRESQLKNVETENKRLRGKVEELTVQSQQEKKELEAVVLELQAQLSALMPCDSSHLTKDLSIPLVNQWSTITNNQGDVKLFRRRSFHSLEQLSAEVSLNSDSQRADGRQNGDAAWTTAVGKDNTPSMLGLCGSLASLPSSKSLASLKSSECLVNISTEPSPALTPS, from the exons ATGGAGTCGGGCTGCATTCAGACAGCAATGGCTATGGGTCTGACATCGAAAAAGGCGTCTGCTCGGAGCGTCGGTGTGGAGCGGAAAAACCTCATCACGGTTTGCAG ATTCTCTGTGAAGACTCTCCTAGAAAAGTACACAGCAGAGCCCATAGATGACTCATCCGAGGAGTTTATTAACTTTGCCGCCATTTTAGAGCACATCCTCAGCCACCGCTTCAAAG GTTCAGGAAGCTGGTTCAGCTCAGATGGACAGCGCAGTTTCTGGGAATATATCCGGCTGGCGTGCAGCAAGGTGCAGAACAACTGCATCGCCAGCATCGAAAACATAGAGAATATCAGCACATCACGAGCCAAG GGGCGCGCATGGATTCGGGTGGCGCTGATGGAGAAACGTCTGTCTGAATATGTGTCCACTGCACTGAGGGACACAAGAACAACCAG GAGGTTCTATGATGATGGAGCCATTATGCTGAGAGAGGAGGCCCAAGTCCTAACCGGCATGCTGATCGGACTGAGTGCCATTGACTTCAG ttttTGCCTGAAGGGGGAGACTCTGGATGGAAAATCCCCAGCTGTGATCGACTACACACCTTACCTAAAGTTCACGCAGAG CTATGACTACCTGAGTGACGAAGAGGACCGTCGCAGTGtggacagcagcaacagcgaaGAGAGTGTCCCCGAGCATCCCTACATCCCTCTGGTGACCGATGAGGAGAGCTGGAGCAACAAGTGTCGCAAGATGGAGCAGAGGTTTAAGATTGTCTATGCCCAGAAG GGTTACCTGGAGGAGCTGGTGCGCCTGCGGGAGTCACAGCTGAAGAACGTGGAAACAGAGAACAAGCGCCTGAGAGGCAAGGTGGAGGAGCTGACGGTCCAGAGTCAGCAGGAGAAGAAGGAACTGGAGGCCGTCGTGCTGGAGCTGCAGGCACAACT CTCTGCCCTCATGCCCTGTGATTCCTCCCACCTGACTAAAGATCTTTCCATCCCGCTGGTCAACCAGTGGTCCACCATCACAAACAACCAGGGTGATGTCAAGCTTTTCCGCag GAGGAGTTTCCACAGTTTGGAGCAACTTTCTGCCGAGGTCAGTCTGAACTCTGACTCCCAAAGGGCTGATGGGAGACAGAACGGAGATGCTGCCTGGACTACAGCAG taggaaaagacaacactccCTCCATGCTGGGTCTGTGCGGCTCTCTGGCCTCTTTACCAAGCTCCAAGTCCCTGGCCAGCCTCAAGTCCAGCGAGTGTTTGGTCAACATCAGCACTGAACCAAGCCCTGCGCTCACTCCCAGCTAG
- the fam117aa gene encoding protein FAM117A, translating to MSGRSGGAPRGCSNPNLQPLRATVPYQLQRGSALLCREVKTADRTSARPPKPTIRRTLSLDAIVGPYLQGQWPKEAECTAVTCVNDKATQTPSSWAEVTRGRRSAGGHKRSASWGSAEHLREVAKLRNQLQKRSRHVPPPAGYELPHHPLPAGHAAGITQTLPRMPLNRLAPRLRRSVEGLNLELEEVFVSEKPDDQHEILDIPDGHRAPVPVQRCSSGSQSEPSPGPLDLDPSLLSPSQSPCPLDPSLLSPSNSPSPLNPSPLSPSQSPCPMGEPERVHCETLCPTPSTSLPSFALDPPLLQPCSSAPRPNKSYCFPREPPEGCERVRVCEEAMAACQDEPLLQPSCPDPNKVNFTPHGGSAFCPVSLLKPLLPSMDLLFRGLSVSPVTGCPGQASPTRHLGMQ from the exons ATGTCCGGCAGAAGTGGAGGAGCGCCTCGGGGGTGCAGCAACCCCAACCTGCAGCCCCTCAGAGCCACAGTCCCATACCAGCTCCAGAGGGGCTCAGCTCTCCTCTGCAGGGAGGTCAAGACGG CTGACAGGACAAGTGCTCGCCCACCGAAACCCACCATCCGGAGAACTCTTTCTTTGGACGCCATCGTCGGACCCTATCTGCAGGGACAGTGGCCCAAGGAGGCAGAGTGCACAGCTGTCACCTGTGTCAATGACAAAGCCACGCAG acTCCAAGTTCCTGGGCAGAGGTGACTCGAGGAAGGAGGAGTGCCGGCGGACACAAGCGCTCGGCGTCGTGGGGCAGTGCAGAGCACCTGAGGGAG GTGGCCAAGCTGAGGAACCAGCTGCAGAAGCGCTCCCGCCACGTCCCTCCCCCAGCGGGCTATGAGCTCCCCCACCACCCCCTGCCAGCAGGTCATGCAGCAGGCATCACTCAG ACACTTCCCCGGATGCCACTGAACAGACTCGCCCCCCGGCTGCGACGTAGTGTTGAGGGCCTCAACctggagctggaggaggtgtttgtttctgagaaaCCTGACGATCAGCATGAG ATCTTGGATATCCCAGATGGCCACAGGGCCCCTGTCCCTGTCCAGAGATGCAGCAGTGGCTCTCAGAGTGAGCCCTCCCCCGGCCCTCTGGATCTGGatccttccctcctctctccttctcagtccccctgtcctctagaCCCATCACTTCTGTCACCTTCAAATTCCCCTTCTCCTCTGAACCCatctcctctgtctccatcaCAGTCTCCCTGTCCCATGGGAGAGccag AGCGGGTGCACTGTGAAACGCTGTGTCCCACTCCGTCGACGTCGCTCCCATCATTTGCACTGGATCCTCCTCTGTTGCAGCCATGCTCCTCCGCTCCTCGTCCAAACAAAAGCTACTGCTTCCCGCGAGAGCCACCGGAAGGCTGCGAGAGAGTACGAGTGTGCGAAGAGGCGAT GGCTGCCTGTCAGGATGAGCCTCTCCTCCAGCCATCCTGCCCTGACCCCAATAAAGTCAACTTTACCCCCCACGGAGGCTCCGCTTTCTGCCCTGTCAGTCTCCTGAAGCCCCTCCTGCCCTCCATGGACCTCCTCTTCCGCGGCCTGTCAGTCTCTCCGGTCACTGGCTGCCCAGGTCAGGCCTCTCCTACCAGGCACCTGGGCATGCAGTAG
- the rundc3aa gene encoding RUN domain-containing protein 3A isoform X1: MESGCIQTAMAMGLTSKKASARSVGVERKNLITVCRFSVKTLLEKYTAEPIDDSSEEFINFAAILEHILSHRFKGNTAGSGSWFSSDGQRSFWEYIRLACSKVQNNCIASIENIENISTSRAKGRAWIRVALMEKRLSEYVSTALRDTRTTRRFYDDGAIMLREEAQVLTGMLIGLSAIDFSFCLKGETLDGKSPAVIDYTPYLKFTQSYDYLSDEEDRRSVDSSNSEESVPEHPYIPLVTDEESWSNKCRKMEQRFKIVYAQKGYLEELVRLRESQLKNVETENKRLRGKVEELTVQSQQEKKELEAVVLELQAQLSALMPCDSSHLTKDLSIPLVNQWSTITNNQGDVKLFRRRSFHSLEQLSAEVSLNSDSQRADGRQNGDAAWTTAVGKDNTPSMLGLCGSLASLPSSKSLASLKSSECLVNISTEPSPALTPS, from the exons ATGGAGTCGGGCTGCATTCAGACAGCAATGGCTATGGGTCTGACATCGAAAAAGGCGTCTGCTCGGAGCGTCGGTGTGGAGCGGAAAAACCTCATCACGGTTTGCAG ATTCTCTGTGAAGACTCTCCTAGAAAAGTACACAGCAGAGCCCATAGATGACTCATCCGAGGAGTTTATTAACTTTGCCGCCATTTTAGAGCACATCCTCAGCCACCGCTTCAAAGGTAACACTGCAG GTTCAGGAAGCTGGTTCAGCTCAGATGGACAGCGCAGTTTCTGGGAATATATCCGGCTGGCGTGCAGCAAGGTGCAGAACAACTGCATCGCCAGCATCGAAAACATAGAGAATATCAGCACATCACGAGCCAAG GGGCGCGCATGGATTCGGGTGGCGCTGATGGAGAAACGTCTGTCTGAATATGTGTCCACTGCACTGAGGGACACAAGAACAACCAG GAGGTTCTATGATGATGGAGCCATTATGCTGAGAGAGGAGGCCCAAGTCCTAACCGGCATGCTGATCGGACTGAGTGCCATTGACTTCAG ttttTGCCTGAAGGGGGAGACTCTGGATGGAAAATCCCCAGCTGTGATCGACTACACACCTTACCTAAAGTTCACGCAGAG CTATGACTACCTGAGTGACGAAGAGGACCGTCGCAGTGtggacagcagcaacagcgaaGAGAGTGTCCCCGAGCATCCCTACATCCCTCTGGTGACCGATGAGGAGAGCTGGAGCAACAAGTGTCGCAAGATGGAGCAGAGGTTTAAGATTGTCTATGCCCAGAAG GGTTACCTGGAGGAGCTGGTGCGCCTGCGGGAGTCACAGCTGAAGAACGTGGAAACAGAGAACAAGCGCCTGAGAGGCAAGGTGGAGGAGCTGACGGTCCAGAGTCAGCAGGAGAAGAAGGAACTGGAGGCCGTCGTGCTGGAGCTGCAGGCACAACT CTCTGCCCTCATGCCCTGTGATTCCTCCCACCTGACTAAAGATCTTTCCATCCCGCTGGTCAACCAGTGGTCCACCATCACAAACAACCAGGGTGATGTCAAGCTTTTCCGCag GAGGAGTTTCCACAGTTTGGAGCAACTTTCTGCCGAGGTCAGTCTGAACTCTGACTCCCAAAGGGCTGATGGGAGACAGAACGGAGATGCTGCCTGGACTACAGCAG taggaaaagacaacactccCTCCATGCTGGGTCTGTGCGGCTCTCTGGCCTCTTTACCAAGCTCCAAGTCCCTGGCCAGCCTCAAGTCCAGCGAGTGTTTGGTCAACATCAGCACTGAACCAAGCCCTGCGCTCACTCCCAGCTAG
- the rundc3aa gene encoding RUN domain-containing protein 3A isoform X4, producing MESGCIQTAMAMGLTSKKASARSVGVERKNLITVCRFSVKTLLEKYTAEPIDDSSEEFINFAAILEHILSHRFKGSGSWFSSDGQRSFWEYIRLACSKVQNNCIASIENIENISTSRAKGRAWIRVALMEKRLSEYVSTALRDTRTTRRFYDDGAIMLREEAQVLTGMLIGLSAIDFSFCLKGETLDGKSPAVIDYTPYLKFTQSYDYLSDEEDRRSVDSSNSEESVPEHPYIPLVTDEESWSNKCRKMEQRFKIVYAQKGYLEELVRLRESQLKNVETENKRLRGKVEELTVQSQQEKKELEAVVLELQAQLSALMPCDSSHLTKDLSIPLVNQWSTITNNQGDVKLFRRRSFHSLEQLSAEVSLNSDSQRADGRQNGDAAWTTAGKDNTPSMLGLCGSLASLPSSKSLASLKSSECLVNISTEPSPALTPS from the exons ATGGAGTCGGGCTGCATTCAGACAGCAATGGCTATGGGTCTGACATCGAAAAAGGCGTCTGCTCGGAGCGTCGGTGTGGAGCGGAAAAACCTCATCACGGTTTGCAG ATTCTCTGTGAAGACTCTCCTAGAAAAGTACACAGCAGAGCCCATAGATGACTCATCCGAGGAGTTTATTAACTTTGCCGCCATTTTAGAGCACATCCTCAGCCACCGCTTCAAAG GTTCAGGAAGCTGGTTCAGCTCAGATGGACAGCGCAGTTTCTGGGAATATATCCGGCTGGCGTGCAGCAAGGTGCAGAACAACTGCATCGCCAGCATCGAAAACATAGAGAATATCAGCACATCACGAGCCAAG GGGCGCGCATGGATTCGGGTGGCGCTGATGGAGAAACGTCTGTCTGAATATGTGTCCACTGCACTGAGGGACACAAGAACAACCAG GAGGTTCTATGATGATGGAGCCATTATGCTGAGAGAGGAGGCCCAAGTCCTAACCGGCATGCTGATCGGACTGAGTGCCATTGACTTCAG ttttTGCCTGAAGGGGGAGACTCTGGATGGAAAATCCCCAGCTGTGATCGACTACACACCTTACCTAAAGTTCACGCAGAG CTATGACTACCTGAGTGACGAAGAGGACCGTCGCAGTGtggacagcagcaacagcgaaGAGAGTGTCCCCGAGCATCCCTACATCCCTCTGGTGACCGATGAGGAGAGCTGGAGCAACAAGTGTCGCAAGATGGAGCAGAGGTTTAAGATTGTCTATGCCCAGAAG GGTTACCTGGAGGAGCTGGTGCGCCTGCGGGAGTCACAGCTGAAGAACGTGGAAACAGAGAACAAGCGCCTGAGAGGCAAGGTGGAGGAGCTGACGGTCCAGAGTCAGCAGGAGAAGAAGGAACTGGAGGCCGTCGTGCTGGAGCTGCAGGCACAACT CTCTGCCCTCATGCCCTGTGATTCCTCCCACCTGACTAAAGATCTTTCCATCCCGCTGGTCAACCAGTGGTCCACCATCACAAACAACCAGGGTGATGTCAAGCTTTTCCGCag GAGGAGTTTCCACAGTTTGGAGCAACTTTCTGCCGAGGTCAGTCTGAACTCTGACTCCCAAAGGGCTGATGGGAGACAGAACGGAGATGCTGCCTGGACTACAGCAG gaaaagacaacactccCTCCATGCTGGGTCTGTGCGGCTCTCTGGCCTCTTTACCAAGCTCCAAGTCCCTGGCCAGCCTCAAGTCCAGCGAGTGTTTGGTCAACATCAGCACTGAACCAAGCCCTGCGCTCACTCCCAGCTAG
- the rnf113a gene encoding E3 ubiquitin-protein ligase RNF113A, which translates to MAESEEPKAGPCTFLFKKSTKKFSGRKRKASDSDKDGNSDEDQSSVVRRDKKDARVNPMIQRTKKVEKEKASSSDSESEKEEKKITVAYKSTRSAKPEGPEDMGATATYELDTERDKDAQAIFERSQKIQEELEGKEDDKIYRGINNYQKFIKPKDTTMGNASSGMVRKGPIRAPEHLRATVRWDYQPDICKDYKETGFCGFGDSCKFLHDRSDYKHGWQIERELEEGRYGANDDENYEVSSDEEDLPFKCFICRESFKNPIITKCRHYFCETCALQHYRKSKRCYVCNTQTNGVFNPAKELMAKMEKRKAATDQPPSDEDD; encoded by the exons ATGGCGGAGTCTGAAGAGCCAAAAGCGGGTCCTTGCACTTTTCTGTTCAAAAAATCTACCAAGAAATTCTCTGGACGAAAGAGAAAAGCAAGCGACAGCGACAAAG ATGGCAACAGTGATGAGGACCAGAGCTCTGTGGTCAGAAGAGACAAGAAAGACGCTCGAGTGAACCCCATGATTCAAAGG ACAAAGAAGgtggagaaagaaaaagcatcttccagtgacagtgaaagtgagaaagaggagaagaagatcACTGTTGCCTACAAGTCCACACGGTCAGCA AAACCAGAGGGACCCGAGGACATGGGAGCAACTGCTACGTACGAGctggacacagagagagacaaggacGCTCAGGCCATCTTTGAGAGGAGTCAGAAAATTCAAGAG GAGCTGGAAGGTAAAGAGGACGATAAAATCTACCGCGGCATTAACAACTACCAAAAATTCATCAAGCCTAAAGATACCACCATGGGCAATGCCTCCTCTGGCATGGTCAG gaaaGGACCAATCCGAGCCCCTGAACACCTGAGAGCCACAGTCAGGTGGGACTACCAGCCGGACATCTGCAAAGACTATAAGGAGACTGGTTTCTGTGGTTTTGGAG ACAGCTGCAAGTTCCTCCATGACAGATCagactacaaacatggctggcaGATTGAGCGGGAACTGGAAGAGGGCAGATATGGAGCTAATG ATGATGAGAACTACGAGGTGAGCAGTGATGAAGAGGATTTGCCCTTCAAGTGCTTCATCTGCAGAGAGTCCTTCAAGAATCCCATCATCACAAA GTGCAGGCACTACTTCTGTGAGACCTGTGCTCTTCAGCATTACCGCAAGTCCAAGCGTTGCTATGTGTGCAACACTCAAACCAACGGTGTCTTCAACCCTGCTAAGG AGCTGATGGCCAAGATGGAGAAACGCAAGGCCGCAACAGACCAGCCACCATCAGATGAGGACGATTAG
- the rundc3aa gene encoding RUN domain-containing protein 3A isoform X5, with product MESGCIQTAMAMGLTSKKASARSVGVERKNLITVCRFSVKTLLEKYTAEPIDDSSEEFINFAAILEHILSHRFKGNTAGSGSWFSSDGQRSFWEYIRLACSKVQNNCIASIENIENISTSRAKGRAWIRVALMEKRLSEYVSTALRDTRTTRRFYDDGAIMLREEAQVLTGMLIGLSAIDFSFCLKGETLDGKSPAVIDYTPYLKFTQSYDYLSDEEDRRSVDSSNSEESVPEHPYIPLVTDEESWSNKCRKMEQRFKIVYAQKGYLEELVRLRESQLKNVETENKRLRGKVEELTVQSQQEKKELEAVVLELQAQLLFAQPSCGGESGCLFPRARVCADWIRVAVVADWGPSAELLPALLPERWSVAAGSEWEDIL from the exons ATGGAGTCGGGCTGCATTCAGACAGCAATGGCTATGGGTCTGACATCGAAAAAGGCGTCTGCTCGGAGCGTCGGTGTGGAGCGGAAAAACCTCATCACGGTTTGCAG ATTCTCTGTGAAGACTCTCCTAGAAAAGTACACAGCAGAGCCCATAGATGACTCATCCGAGGAGTTTATTAACTTTGCCGCCATTTTAGAGCACATCCTCAGCCACCGCTTCAAAGGTAACACTGCAG GTTCAGGAAGCTGGTTCAGCTCAGATGGACAGCGCAGTTTCTGGGAATATATCCGGCTGGCGTGCAGCAAGGTGCAGAACAACTGCATCGCCAGCATCGAAAACATAGAGAATATCAGCACATCACGAGCCAAG GGGCGCGCATGGATTCGGGTGGCGCTGATGGAGAAACGTCTGTCTGAATATGTGTCCACTGCACTGAGGGACACAAGAACAACCAG GAGGTTCTATGATGATGGAGCCATTATGCTGAGAGAGGAGGCCCAAGTCCTAACCGGCATGCTGATCGGACTGAGTGCCATTGACTTCAG ttttTGCCTGAAGGGGGAGACTCTGGATGGAAAATCCCCAGCTGTGATCGACTACACACCTTACCTAAAGTTCACGCAGAG CTATGACTACCTGAGTGACGAAGAGGACCGTCGCAGTGtggacagcagcaacagcgaaGAGAGTGTCCCCGAGCATCCCTACATCCCTCTGGTGACCGATGAGGAGAGCTGGAGCAACAAGTGTCGCAAGATGGAGCAGAGGTTTAAGATTGTCTATGCCCAGAAG GGTTACCTGGAGGAGCTGGTGCGCCTGCGGGAGTCACAGCTGAAGAACGTGGAAACAGAGAACAAGCGCCTGAGAGGCAAGGTGGAGGAGCTGACGGTCCAGAGTCAGCAGGAGAAGAAGGAACTGGAGGCCGTCGTGCTGGAGCTGCAGGCACAACT CTTATTCGCTCAGCCATCCTGCGGCGGGGAGTCGGGATGTCTGTTCCCCAGAGCTAGGGTTTGCGCTGACTGGATTCGGGTTGCTGTGGTTGCAGATTGGGGTCCATCTGCAGAGCtactgcctgctctcctcccagagaggtggtctgtagcggcAGGGAGTGAGTGGGAGGACATATTGTGA